AAGCTTGCTATTTGCAAATCATTTCATAATTTCAACATTAGAATACCAGTTGCATTTCAAATCAAAATTAATTAGCAGTAAAGCTATTAAGGATGTCCCCAAGTTGTGAAAGGAAATTCATGTTTTTTTTATATACATAACACAAACTTCAATAGCTGTTATTCTATTCTGCATATTAAGGTAAGCAATCAAGCACACATGCCTATTATCAGATCCATTCATATGGTGATTCAAACAACATGGAGAGACAACTGCCAGATAAAAGGCCAACAAGGTGGACACTGATGCAACAAAATATAGCACAATACAAGGACCATGCAATTTTAATTGCCCTGCTTTTCCTCTGGGTAACCCAAACAATTATCAGTTAAATATTTTTTGTAGTTGAAATtgctaaatatatattttctgcaAATGGATAGGCAAACTTCCAGATTTACCAACATGTGATAGAAATATAGATGACCCATTTACAATACAGCAGCAGAGTTTCCTTTATAAAATAGAATTGAAATAAATTCTGAACTTTCCAGACCACTGCAGTTAATTATATTTAACAATCTTAACAATTAACTTTTGAAGTCTGGAATAATTTATAGCATATGGTTCCCTTTAAAATCAAAAGTACGAGTTCATTAAATGTAGGACTTTAAAATTCAACTTAAAGCAAGAAATTAAAATAGCTTACTGCAGtttcaaaaaaaattacaatgggTAAAGTTGCATCTGACAATGTATATTAGGTTTACAATAGTTCAGAACAATAGCAAAGTCCTGTTATGAATGGGCAAATGATGGACTTTTACCAATTATAACATTTTGTAAATGAAGCACGTTTGAAAATGGGAGGAGGCTAAATTGCTCAAGTGGAAGAAAGTAGGTAAAATGCAGATAATGTGTACAGGTAGACACAGCTCCCCATAAACTGGGGAAAATGACATTTTAGGATTCTGTCCTATTTGCATTTATTCTttagccattccttctatcctaaaATGCAATAATCCTATAAGGGCATATTGTTATGGTTTTGCTTGAGCTGAATGCAGTTTACCTGCTTTAGAATCAAATCCTTTAATGGATTCCGAGCTCACAATTTATCGGTAACCTTTCAAAATATCATGGAAAATTCAACTTACCTTGGCCATGTTAAAATAGCCGAGTACTGTCCTGAACTTCAAGGTAATTGTTTTGGATCTACCCACTCAAGTAATTTAACAGATATCTCAACCTTGACATTTCATtctggttgggagagtgggaaggTGTTGGGAGCTCATTCCACCATTTGCCAAAGGAGACTTTAGGGACTTCAAGTTCTTCTGAACAAAAAGGACCATAAAACCTAGTGCACACAAAAGGCAGTTCAGCTGAGAGTAGTTGGGAAGACAGAACTAACCATTTCGCTCCTCAGAAACAGAAGAATGAAAAGTATTTGTATCATTCACCAAGACACCTTCTAGAAATAAGGGAAGACTATACTCATTAGAATCAACTGCAATGCCTGCTATGGTCACATTTCATCTCGAGTAAAAAATATTGTATTCCAGAAGTTAACATTGAAGAGTAAGTGCAACGTGCTTCCAGAATGCTGGTAATCACAAAAAGCCACTGGAGCCTAATGGAAACAGCAAGGTTCTGATGCAGTAttcttgaaataaaaataaacctgGTACGCCAATGGAAGAGAAGATAGCTAATCCGCTCTCCCAATGCCTTGATGCAACAGCCTATCGATCCAGAGTGCCCTTGTACTTTGTATCTTGAGTTGGGCCTTACTCTCACGATCACAAAAATATTGTATGAGGCTCATTTGCGAGGAGCTATTTAGTTTGACGTCACAAGCCAAATGAATGGATGTAACTTCAATATAAATATCTTCATAACGATTTAAATTAATACTCATCCTACCTTTAACAAATGCTGAGCAAAACTTGACAGTGTTATTCCTGTTGTTCATAATTTTAATATGataatcctttttaaaaaaaaaatcggtTCTGCTTTACTAGTTCTTTATCAAAAGAAACGTTTCCCACCAATCCAAAACATAAATGTTCATAGCATACATACCCTtgtcaaaaatttaaaaaaactatgtTGACCACGTATACTAATAATACGTATTTTGCATCTTTATGCCAATACAGTCAATATTGCACCTGAATATAGCTAAACCAGAGTAGTATAAAACTAATGCATTTATTCATTACTTTCTCATACATGTTCCGAAAAACGGCATGAATATACCAGCATttagaaaaaaaattaaggaTGTTTTCTCTAGGTTCCTCAATGGAATCTGGACCAACTTTTACCACGGGTAACAGGAAAACAACAGTGTTAATACAGCTTCACAGCTTTGCAAAAATGTCATGAAATGGTTCCACGGACTTCTTGTGGCTACATACCAGTATCGGTTTTAAATGCTCGAACAGCAAGCGCAAAGTTCATGCGAGAGTTAGGATCAACCACCTACTCAATTAATGGAGTTTTTTGGTCAGCATACAGAAATCACAATACACAAATACAAAAACATAGCTTTGCTATGACATTAATTTACcatgaatgtaaaaaaaattaaaatgtaggTGCCTTAGGTGCCAAAAAAGACAAGAAAACTGAAGAAGCATTTTCCACCATTTACTCTCATTATCAAAAATAGTTTCAATTCTtcttgcaaaacaaaaaaaaagaaaaaaaacaaaaaaaatacagaCTGGACACAAACATCACATTATTCCTATGGCTTCAAAACGCTACTTGACCACATTCACAGGAAATGACACCAGCTACACTATAAAAACAAAAAGGTGCCATCCGATCTCTTTCTGCATGTGAAAATTTtcctgcacatttacactatgtGAATAACCATTGTTGTGCATGCTATGTGCCAAACCATAAGTGAGGCTGAGGAGTAATTTCATATACATTACAATGGTGGACAGTGGTACAAGCAGTTCAGCCACATTGACAGAAGTAATGGGATTATGAAATATTAATAATGATAAAATATTGGGATTTGCTTTCAATGCAAGGAACACGAGGGGGAGAGGAGCACATGCACTAGTCCCCATTGTTGAACTGCCTTAGTGAAAGATATTGTACTTAATCATTTCAACTTTATGTGATGATACTGGTCAAATTGCACATAAAGTCATAGGTGCCAATTGTTTTGTTACTCGACTGTATTTATACCAATGTAAAACCTGAATTTGCCAATGTGGCTAAAATGTATTATGTTCAATTTAGTTAGACATGCTGACAATTAACTACCACCTGCAGTACTATCTGGCACTAGAAGGTAAATACAGGATACAGTAAGTGCTATGCTACCCAATGGCAGACAACAAGTAATGCAGAGGCACTGCTGTATTATGCACGTTTGGGTTCAATGTCAATTCAtcaccactttgcttcctgtatCATCAAAAGGAGACAGTGACGAGTTGTAGCACAAATCCAGCACAGTATCAAATTATTGTACATCCCCAAGTTTGTAAAACAACAAGCCCCTCAGATACGTTAGAGAAACACCTGCATAAACACTTGTGCACAACTTAACTGACTCAATAACCTTCATCTGTACACACTTTTGTTAACATGGCTCCGACACTGTCTCCAATTGTAGGCATCTAAGTGCATGTGCAGAGTGGGGTGGGGTCTTCCAGCAACCACCATTCATGACAAAATTACACATTGAGCACCACATGGTTCTAATAAAACGGCAAGCAAACCTGAGGGAAGAAAATATATACCATGTGCGCCTAAAATATCATCCTCATTTCTACTTGAAACTAACTACACAGGTGTAATGGGAGTGTTTTGCTTTGTGCAACTGATTCATGCTAATGCAGACACTAGAAAATAATGaggcattttgttttaaatatattcTTGGGTCATCTAATGACATtaccaaaataaaacaaaaccaatgttttttttgatttagagaacaCAAAAATAATCTGCATATAAAAAGTGACATTATATTCtacatgtattttttttaaactgttcgtACTGTAGTTCACCATTCTGTTTTAAATTACACCTTAACCTTCTGCGATTATGCACAATGCATAAGCAGCAACAATGAGGTCAAATTTCTCTTGCCAAAGATCATTCAGTATAAACCACTTGCAAAAGTTCATAATTACATCTTATTCAAAttaacctattcctcttctctggAGTCAAACCTGATGATTTACATTTACTTCAAGTGATCTATACCCAAAGCACTACGGCAAGTTCAACTAAGTTTTTCCCCCCAATATAGAACTATAGCTGCCTTAAAGTTGTAGTCATCCCTGTAACAGGGACATGCCTAAGGTCCACCAGATCGATTCCAATCTAACAGTCATATCTATAGTCAATAGTTTCATCCAAGCTTTTGTCGTCATGTGGACTGGCAGCTAGGAAAGTAGGTATTGGCGACCCAATTGTCACATTGATGACGCTTGCGCTCGTGCTTGCATTCCGCACCGCATTGCTGATACTGGTTAGACTGATGCCCACCGTAAGCCTGGTCTGCTCCAAGGCCTTCTCTGGCACGGCAAAAGCCTCCAACTTTTTCTCACCATTGGCCATGTACGAGTTCTGGCATCCACGACAAATGCAGTCCAAACAGGCCTTGCGATTTGAATAACAAGGGCAACGTTGCCCACGACAAGTAAGAACACTTGGGTTTTGTGTTGCACGTCCACACTTGCACCCCTTCTTCTCTGGGGGCTTTTTGTATGCTATTTTTGATGGGCTACCAGGCATTATAGTACTGCTATGAACCTTCTCCTTGGTTTTAGATTTGGTTGTTCCCTGCTTTACTTTTGAGTGCGATTTCTTTGCTCCATGTTCTGCGTGCTTTTTAACATTTTTACTGGCCGCAAGCAAAGATTTGCCCACTTTTAGTGTGCCCCCGTTTGGCACAGTGATGACAGTTTCTGTGGACAACTTAGCCTCGCGTTTGGCAGGAACAGGAGCAGCAGCCCCTAACGGTGGGCCATGTATAATTCTGGAAATAGGTAGGGGCTGAATCTTTTCACTGTCGCTCTCCGATCGAGATCGCTTCCGATTCATCCGTACTATTTTGGGTGTTGCTGCTACACAGGGAATACCATGAGGGGGTGCGTTGCTAGAAACAAAAATACTGTTTATAGAAGGCAAGGAGATAGGTTTGGCATCTAAAAGAGGTCCATTGGGTGTAATTGCCTCAGAAATCGGTTGTGAATAATTACTACAGGCATCTAGATCATTTGAAACAGTTTGTAGGTCTTGAAATATATGTCCACCAGTAAGTAACAAAGAGCCATTAGGTTTTATGTCTTCACCATAACTGCACATGTCAACACCCACAACATCAACATTACTACAAGAAACTACTTTGTTGACTGCCTGCAAACTGTCAGAAATGTCCCTACTTTTGAAGTCCTCTCCAGTGCAGGATGTATGGAGCCCTTCTGAATTTTCAGAAGAAATAATATTTACAGTAAATTCGCCAACAGAAAGTCCGTTGCAACCAGGCAACCCATTGAAACCAGAGCAGGTTAATTCAGTATTACTTGAAACTTGCTCGCAGTCTTGAATATTTTCAATGATTTGTGGTGTAGCCGCCATTTCCAGGTCACTGGTGCATTCCGAGGTTGACGGGGTCGGGGAATTTGATAAATTTAAAGCACTTGCCGAAGCAACAGTCCCTTGCCTTTCTTCATCCAACGAGAGCCCCTCTTGCAACAGGTTTAAAATGTCTGGGGCACCATCCATAACTGTAGTGAGGTGCTGTGAAATTGGGGATTCAGCTACATATTCACATAGTTTTTTGTAGCAACGCACCAGTATGTTCAGCTGTTTATTTTCCTCAAACTGTTCATAATCTTTGCACCAACTACAGGAGGGCTTCATCATCATCTTTTTGCCTTTACACATTTTGCAGACGTAATGCTGGCAAGTGGAGTTTGTAGGTGCAATTGGATCTTTCAGTAGGTTTCctgtaaaataaaatattattattattgtgcagAAAGTAGTTGATAAAAGTTAGAAAAATTGTTTCCCACCTATTTCTGGAAAACTTTCAATTTTACTTGAATAAATGACTGATCTGGGAATTCTTTGAGAAATAATGTATTTCTATGTCATTAAATAGATACACGTTCCAATATAGGAAAAGGAGAAAAGATTAGGATCCAGTTACTTCATGCTCATTTCTAAATTAGAGGCAAGTGTCAATAATAAATCATACAAATTCAATGACCATAGTCTATTATTTGTTAGTAAGTAATATGTGACATTGGTAGAACAGACTAGAGAATATGTTACCCCAGTCAGTAGTTTTTGTAACAAAATACAGATGTCTTAAATGTGATTTTGCAGCTACAATTATATTGTAAAATGGGATTCCTCCATAACAGGCTGTCAAGCCTTCACAAAGCTTGCCCTATCCAACAACATGCTCTTTAATATTTCAGTCATATTTCATCTTCATTGATTATGAATTGAGATCTCTTATAGTTTAAAATGTCACAAACAAGTCATTTGTACCTGAAATGCTTACACTTTTAGTCTTTGGTGTATAAAGCCTTTAAAGCAAATAAAAAGGGCCACGGCCCGAAGTGTGGCCTGTACATTCCCCTccccaaatgctacctgacccactgagtagctCCAGCGCTTTATGTTTTTTATGCTCAacctccatcatctgcagtttcttgtgtctccatgttaaCATTTCCCTTTGTTCACAGTAAAATGATGATCTTGTACATTTAAGATATTCCCCAATCTCTTCAGTGAAATGAAATGGTAGGTTTGCACTGCAGTATGAGCTTTGTTAATGCACTCGCCTTGTGCTGCTGCATACTTTTGTGTACATTGCCAGCATAGATGGTGAGGCTACCCAACAAAGTGGACTGCTTTGTGAGTGACAACTAGGCCACAGGCAGTGGAACCCAAGACTTTGTCTAGACTATCCCGATAACCTTCTGTCAGCAAAAGCTATTAGAAAGTCTTCTTGCCATTCCCAGAAGTGATCTACATACAATTCAAATACAAGTTCAACTAGGAACACAAAATTTACAAAAAATGTAGACCAGTCACCCCATTCAAATGAATACGGTATGCTAGATACACCAAGTGCGGCTGGTATGTCGCTTTGGGGCCTGATATCAAATGTATCCAGCCCCATGCTCAGCGAGTTCTAGGACTCTGCTTGATGAAAAAGTCAGATAGATGCCTTTGACCTCCAGTACATTCTGTACACAAGTACTGACATCTGGAATGAAGCTCTTATTGGATCTTTACTGAGTTACCAGCTAGCCACGAGTTTGATCTGGACCTGTTGATTTCTTTAAGTATAGTAAAAATACCCACCAGTGCATAAAAGGAGATACAAATTGGTTGTTTAGTACTGTGTCTATCATTGCAATTTCCAAAATAGTCAGGACTGCTCTAAATCGTTTACACCTCACCTTGAAGTTTTCAACATTGCAAAAAACTTGCACAAATTTGAGGTGCAAAATAAAAACGTAGTAACTGCAGCATTACAATAGAACAGACACATAtcagatttaaaacaaaaatctttAAAATGCAATGTTTCTTGAGGGACAGAAATAGACAGACCATGGGATTTTTGTATCAGTCGCTTGAGTAAACTCACTCGAGATTCATTAATCAATGCGTGATCATAGTACAAGGGTCATACCATGTTTAAAAAGTTAtccttataatttaaaaaaatatttggaagCTGACATACTGAAACTAATGTAATAAATTCTTGTGGCTGGACATAACATGAAGAAATTTACAAATTTATTTCTTGATAAAAAATATAACAGAACTCTGTCATTTGTCTTCTGAAATGAATCCGTTTTATTTACATAAAGTATGATATGGACCAGTCATATTTTCAAGGCAATAGATGGTATATTTTAAACAGAAAACAGACTTATTTTCTTAAAAATAGAAACCCACATACACTCATTTTTTAAACCTAACATCACTAACCTCTCAACAATGAGCACCTTCTGAAACCTGGTATGCTTAGCTCCATCAGTATAAACCCCATAAAAAAGCAAGTTAAACACGCGCATAAAAAAGTTAAAAACGTAACTTGCTCACAACTGAAGATATTCCACTACTGCACTGTGCAAATACAACCACTgagtttcccctctctctctctctctccatttttaTGAATTATTACTTTGGTGAGCTTTTGATGTCATCCGTTACAATACTGTGGATGTATGGCTCTTATATCAAGTGTATATTTTCCAATTTATGCCAAAAAAACTTATGGGGACCTGTAAAATCAGAATTTGATCATTACGGGGAACAGCCTGTAAATATTCGCTGGTATTAGAATTAAAAGGCTTGATTATACATTTGATGCTCTGCTCATTAAGTTACATCAAGTGCATTAAAGTTTGTTTTGATTAATTGtaaataaaatcataaaatgGTATCAAGAGCTCACCAAAAACTCATTTATTTATATAATATTAAATCTATCTACAAAACTCAAATTAAAGTGAACACAAAACTCATTGGGCAAATAAgaacgatttgtcaaaggagacTATTTGGTTCTTTATATATGTGTTTGCTCTTTGAAAGATCTATCCAATTGGAATACTAAAAATGTAATAAACTTGTTTCTTTAAAAAAGATATAACCACAGAATGTAAAGCTGGATACATTTTCCCTTTTTCCATTTCAGATTTAGTCTAATTGCATACACATTTTTCAGATTATCCTTGCTATTTTCCCTAATGCATACTAAATGACCTGACTCTTGGCACTCTGCCCAGAGCTCGACACCCAAACAATGAAGTAGACGCACAAACCATAATCAGGCACCAACCAACTAGCCATCATTTACAAAGCAGCTTGTCCAACATGAGAAAAGGTGGGAATGCTCCCCCCAGGTTTATAAAAAAAGGGATATTTCCAAACACAAGTTTATACTTCCTCATCTTAAAAAAAAGGTACTGCACCATGGAGATGTTTCCTAACCTAATTAAATGCTAAAGAAAAACTAACATTTCCCCCCCGAAATGAACTACCACGTTTAGTTATTAAGGATAAATCATATTGTTCTTCTTCCCTTTAGGATACAATCAATCTCGTCCCTCAATTCACATGCGTGGTTTAGTTCCCAGAGTTCAACTTTGTCTCTTTCCTAGACCTATATTAAGCTGTACAGTCATCCTTGCATGCTACTTAATCAAATATCTCATAAATGGGAAAGCCATTCTCCTGCTCCTGTGCATTTAAAGTGATGACTAATCCCACCAAACTAACTTTATCTGTCACAAAGTTGGACAGGGGGCTTGAAACATTCACAGCCTATACGAAAACCACCAAAAATTGATGCTGCTACAAAACCAGCAAATTATGGTGAAAAATTGCAATGCATGAAATGTTATATCAGATACTCAATGTTCAAACCCTGAGATCAGAGGTAAAGCCAAGTATCTCAATGGATATGCATGTTCCAGGCTGGATTCCTGGACATTTATCAATGCTACTGTAACAATATTACAATAATACTTATTCTCCAAAGACTGGAGTGACATGCCTTATGTTTTCCAAATCTAGATAAACAATTGAAATACTAGGAAGTATTTATCATAAATGAATACAAATGTTTGTGAAAAAGATTTCAATAT
The genomic region above belongs to Rhinoraja longicauda isolate Sanriku21f chromosome 13, sRhiLon1.1, whole genome shotgun sequence and contains:
- the LOC144599635 gene encoding E3 ubiquitin-protein ligase MSL2-like, encoding MDIGEAAGTGHPSKSDRKGARRRRRRQQQQHQRSGLPGRCSDAAMNPVNATSLYVSTCRYIMQCEPQDPGSFPELYKLLPYLRQSLSCCVCGNLLKDPIAPTNSTCQHYVCKMCKGKKMMMKPSCSWCKDYEQFEENKQLNILVRCYKKLCEYVAESPISQHLTTVMDGAPDILNLLQEGLSLDEERQGTVASASALNLSNSPTPSTSECTSDLEMAATPQIIENIQDCEQVSSNTELTCSGFNGLPGCNGLSVGEFTVNIISSENSEGLHTSCTGEDFKSRDISDSLQAVNKVVSCSNVDVVGVDMCSYGEDIKPNGSLLLTGGHIFQDLQTVSNDLDACSNYSQPISEAITPNGPLLDAKPISLPSINSIFVSSNAPPHGIPCVAATPKIVRMNRKRSRSESDSEKIQPLPISRIIHGPPLGAAAPVPAKREAKLSTETVITVPNGGTLKVGKSLLAASKNVKKHAEHGAKKSHSKVKQGTTKSKTKEKVHSSTIMPGSPSKIAYKKPPEKKGCKCGRATQNPSVLTCRGQRCPCYSNRKACLDCICRGCQNSYMANGEKKLEAFAVPEKALEQTRLTVGISLTSISNAVRNASTSASVINVTIGSPIPTFLAASPHDDKSLDETIDYRYDC